ATCGGTATCATCGCCAGAACCATTACGCCGTTCATTCCGAAGCGCACGAGGGTATTTGATAATGACGTGTCAACCCTCACGCCCACAAACGGAGCAGCTATGAACAATGCCAGCAGGAACAGCGCGATGATTATTCTCGGCCACCCTGCATTCTGAATAAATCTCCTAATCATTCTTCAGCCTCCTTATCCAGCCGGACATGACGTTTCTCGCCCATCATCAACATTCCGAACTCTTCAGCCGGGCTTGACGCGGGCAAAATTCCGGCGATCTCTCCCTTGTCCACAATCGCTACACGGTCGCACACGCTCCGCAGCTCCTCGAGCTCGGAACTGGTGATGATTATCGTTGTGCCGTTCTCCTTGTTGTAGTTCTTGAGCGTGTCGAGGACGAGAGTTTTCGCGCCGATGTCGATGCCTCGTGTGGGTTCGCAGATTAAGAGTATGTCGGGACGGAGCACGAACGCTTTTGCGAGGCAGACTTTCTGCTGATTGCCGCCGGAAAGTTCTCCTGCCTTCTGCTTCGGACCTGTGCACTTTATGCCAAGAGAATCGATGAACTTGCGGGTCTCCTTCGCCATTGCGAGCTCGTTCCTCATCTGGAAGATGTACGGTATCCCGATGAGGAATCTTCCCTGCGTCTGCATGGCCGTGAATGTAATGTTCCAGTCAAGCGGCTCGTCCATCAGAAGCCCGACTCCGCGCCTGTCCTCGCTGACAAAAGCCATCTTCCGGCTGAGTGCTGCTCTCGGCCTGTTGAGGGTCAAGCGTCTCCCGAACAGCCTGACCTTTCCGCCTGCAGGGTAAAGCCCCATGATGCCGTTGGGGATGCCGAGCTTGCCGTGCCCCGCGAGGCCTCCGATGCCGAAAATTTCTCCCTTCTTCACCTCGAACGACACATCACGCACGGTTTCGCCGGGCATGTCCACCCACAGATGCTCGACCTTGAGGGCAGGCTTGGGCTTCTTCTTCTTTTTCGGGGCAACAGCTAGCGTCTCATCAACAGTCGAAGCCTCGAGCGGCTCTTCTGGAATGTCGGGGATGTCCTCCCTGCGCTCGCTCTCACGCCCGACCATCAATGACGCTATCTCGCGCGTTGTCAGGCCTTCCGCCGGAGCGTCCGTGATCAGCCGCCCGTCCCTCAGAACGATGATGCGGCTGCAGAGTTCCTTGACCTCGCTCAGCCTGTGTGAGATGAACACGATAGCTATGCCCTTGCGCGCAAGTTTCCTGAGGGCAGAAAGCAGAATCTCCGCCTCCTGCTCAGTCAGCACTGCCGTAGGTTCGTCGAGGACCAGAAGCCGTGTGTTCTTGCGGTCAATCTCGCGGGCTATCTCGATGAACTGCTTGTAGCCGACGGGCATTTCGCTCACTACCATGTCGGGGCTGACGTTCACGCCGAGAGTGTTCAGGGCTGCTGCGGCTCTGCGGTTCATTGCGTCGCGGTCGAGCGTCGACACCCTGTCGCTGAAGACATAATCCATCAGCGAGCCGTTGAGGGGTTCGCGGTTCAGGAGAATGTTCTCGGTTGCCGTGAAGCCGGGTATTAACGAGAACTCCTGATGCACCATGCCGATGCCCTGAGCAAGTGCCTGATTCGGTGAAGTGAAGTGCACCTTCCGGCCGTCAATCTGGATGTCTCCCTCGTAGCCGCCCGTCGATGAGATTACCGGCATCCCAAAAATTATGTTGAGGAGGGTCGATTTCCCTGCGCCGTTCTCTCCGACGAGGCCGATGATTTCGCCGGAATCCACTGAGAAGGATATGTCGGACAGTACGCGGTTGCCGTAAAATTCTTTGCCTACGTGATCAAGCTGTAACAACAAATAAATCACCTCTCATTAATAAGAAAAAGGGAATGCGTCAGCTTTTACCTTGCGCACTCCCTGAGTGTTGCCTGTTAATGCTTCAGCCTTGCAGTTACTGTGCGGCAGGGGTCATGCGTATCTGGAAATACTTTTCGGGTATCTCGACATCCGCCAGTCCGAGATACGTCCCGCCGAGAACGTACGTGTCCTGACGAAGAAGCACGAAGTGCGGGTTCTTCACGCCGCTGACTGCATCGACGAAGTAGCTTCCGCCCCAGTGTGCGCCCGGGCAGAACTCGTCATAAGCCTCGCGCATCTCCTTGAGTGCCTGAGCACTGCCGATCTTGCCGGTGTACGTGCCTTCGACGTAACGCTTGCCGTACTCCACGAGAGCCGCCGTTGTCGTGTAGCCCCACGAGTAAGCCCACGTGCCCATTCTGCCGCCGCCTCCAGCCTTGACCACTGCGTCCTCGAGCTTCTTGAGGATTGCGGGCCAGTCGCCGTTCTCTTCGGTGAAGTCGATTCCGAGTGCTCCGGGATAACCCATCAGCGGTGAGGGAAGGTCTGCCTCGACGAAATACCCGCCGAGTCTCGCAATCTGGCGAAGCAGGGGCTCAGTGTGTCCGTCGTTCGTGCAGAAGAACGCCGCGTCCTTGCCGTACTTCTCGATCCATGCGGGCATGTTCTCGAGGATGTACTGCTGAGCTCCGGCCATTCCTACATCGCTCGTCGGGTCGGGTGCTGTCTCGAACACGAACTTTATGCCGAGATCCTTGCAGGCTTCCTCCATGATTGCACGGCGCAGGCCAAGAGTCTCGTAGCTCATGTGTCTCGGGAAGGAGATGTGTACGAACGTCTTTGCGCCCATCTTCTGTGCACCGAGCGGAATCGTGTAGCCGCGTCCGATGTGGTCAGTGTGCGTCGCGATGTCGGCTGTCGCGCTGATTACGCCGGGGTCTTCGTGGGGTTCGCCGGCAAGAAGCAGGATGTCGCTCCTCTTCTCGCGTACACGTCTGAAGGCCTCTGCTGTGCCTGGAACTGCCTGGTTCACGACGATAACCTTCATGAGCGGGTCATCTGCGAGACCGACTATCTGGCTGATTGTCGTCTCCTGCTCGCTGGGGAAGTTGTCGGGGTACGTGATGTGCGTAATCATTCCGCCGTCCTTCGCGTCGCCGTACATCTTAATCATCAGTTCCGCGCCCCTGAGGTCGTCCTCGCTCTGGGAGACTGTTCCCGTCATCACTCCGATGTGGAACTTCGCGGGCTCTGCTGCCCAGACTGCTCCGGCTGATACTGCGCAGACAAGCACAAGTGAAAGTATTGCTTTCAGCTTCATGAATAATCCTCCTTAATGAAAATTTGGGGTATGAGTATTATAGCAGTTGCAGAAGAAAAAGCAGGGCAGAAGAATTACTCTCCTGTCCTGCCGTGTTTCGTGAGGCTGTGTGGTCTACGAGGCTTTTCTGGACTCCCGCGCGACTGCCTCGTCTATTGCGCAAGCCAGCTGATCCGCGCATGATGTCGGACGATGCCCGCACGTGTTGCCGCGAAGAATGTCCGCAACTTTCACCGCGTCAGCTCCCTCTATGAGACGGGAAATAGCCGCAAGATTCCCCTTGCACCCGCCAGCGAAATTAACGCTGTGAAGCCGTCCGTCCTCTATCTCGAATGTTATTTCCTTTGCGCAAACTCCTGAAGGTGTGTAATCAAACATCATTGTTATCTGCTCCTCTCGTGATTATCTCTCTCAGCTTACCTACACTTTCGGCGGTCATTGCCTGTCTCCTTAACTCCGCTGCACCCCTCGAAAACCTCAGCACGCTTCCTGCAAACCTCTTCAGCAACACCAACGCCCTATGTTCCCCCGAAAGCTCTTCTGCCCTGTGCGAGAACCTTATCAGCTCATTGAGCCTGTCCTCGTTCGTCCGTGAAAATCCGCAAAATTCCTCAAACAGGAATATGTTTGACATTATACCCCTTGCCAGCATTATTACAACACATCCGTATCCAAGATACTCCTGAATGTCATCCACAGTTCTTACGTCTCCGCTCGCCCCTATGAGGCCGGGAAAAAGTGCCGCTGCTTTTCTGAGTATTTCTCTGTCAGCAACGCCTTCATACCTTTGCGCGCATGTGCGACCGTGAATACACACGTTATCCGCTCCAGCCTCAGCAAGAACCTCAACGAGCCTCAGCGTGTCCGCATCGTCCTCGAGCCTGCGAATCTTCACCCACACAGGCAGCCCGAGAGCCTTAACGCCCCTCACCATACGCGCGGCCAAGTCAGGCTTCTTCATGAGGGCAGCACCAGAACCGTTGCGGGTAATCTTCGGCATGGGACACGCCATGTTGATGCCGAAAGCAGAGAAGCGCGCGCACTTCTTCATGACGACTTCAGCACCCTCAGCTATCAGCCTGTCATCATTGCCGAAGAGCTGGACGATTAACGGGGCTTCATGCTCAGAGACGGCGAGCATGTCGAACGTCTTTGCGTTGTTGCGGACAAGCCCCGCACAGCTAATCATCTCCGTGTGAGTGAGGGAAGCTCCGTGCTCCGAGAAAAACTCTCTGACGGGAAGAGACGTTATCCCCGCCAGAGGTGCTAGGCACAGAGGATTCCTCAGCTCAATTCCGCCCGTTGACGCGCTCATGAATCAGCTTCAGTCCCTCCAGCGTCAGCCACTTGTCCACAACGTCAATGTTACGCGCGGCCTTCTTCATCAGGCCTGCGTGCCCTCCCGTCGCGACGACCTTTGCCGTGCTCATGCCTTCTTCCGCGCGAATCATCTCTATGATGCGGTCAGTGAGTCCGGCGTTCCCGAAAAGAATCCCAGCCTGTATAGCTTCTTCAGTGCTGCGGCCTATGACGCTCTCGGGAATGTTCAGCGCAACCTGCGGAAGTTTCGCGGCCTTCGAGAACAGCGCAGAGATGCCGGAGTTCAGGCCGGGAGCAATCACGCCGCCGAGATACGCACCTTCCGGCGACACAACGTCGAAGGTTATTGCTGTCCCGTAGTCCGCAACGATTAACGGAGAGCCGTACTTCTCGCGGCCTGCGTAGGCGTTGACGATGCGGTCTGCTCCGACTTCGCGGGGGTTGCGCGTGAGAACCTGCATACCCGTATCAGTGAGGGCGTTCACCTGCAGGGGCTCAACGCTGAAGTAACGGCGAATCGCTTCCTTCATCGGGAAGTCCAGAGATGGCACGACTGACGCGAATGCCGCCCCGTGAATCTTCGAGGGCTCAATGTGTGCAATCTGCAGAAGGTTGAGCAGGTATATTCCGAGCTCGTCGGACGTGTGGAGAATTGATGACAGCCTCCACTGCGCTATAAGTTCGTCTCCGTCGTAGATGCCAGCAACAGTCGTCGTGTTGCCCGTGTCGATTACCAGTAACATTATTCGTTCACGCTCCCTGCAATGTAGCCGGTGC
Above is a genomic segment from Synergistaceae bacterium containing:
- a CDS encoding tRNA-dihydrouridine synthase family protein, with protein sequence MSASTGGIELRNPLCLAPLAGITSLPVREFFSEHGASLTHTEMISCAGLVRNNAKTFDMLAVSEHEAPLIVQLFGNDDRLIAEGAEVVMKKCARFSAFGINMACPMPKITRNGSGAALMKKPDLAARMVRGVKALGLPVWVKIRRLEDDADTLRLVEVLAEAGADNVCIHGRTCAQRYEGVADREILRKAAALFPGLIGASGDVRTVDDIQEYLGYGCVVIMLARGIMSNIFLFEEFCGFSRTNEDRLNELIRFSHRAEELSGEHRALVLLKRFAGSVLRFSRGAAELRRQAMTAESVGKLREIITRGADNNDV
- a CDS encoding sugar ABC transporter ATP-binding protein, with protein sequence MIYLLLQLDHVGKEFYGNRVLSDISFSVDSGEIIGLVGENGAGKSTLLNIIFGMPVISSTGGYEGDIQIDGRKVHFTSPNQALAQGIGMVHQEFSLIPGFTATENILLNREPLNGSLMDYVFSDRVSTLDRDAMNRRAAAALNTLGVNVSPDMVVSEMPVGYKQFIEIAREIDRKNTRLLVLDEPTAVLTEQEAEILLSALRKLARKGIAIVFISHRLSEVKELCSRIIVLRDGRLITDAPAEGLTTREIASLMVGRESERREDIPDIPEEPLEASTVDETLAVAPKKKKKPKPALKVEHLWVDMPGETVRDVSFEVKKGEIFGIGGLAGHGKLGIPNGIMGLYPAGGKVRLFGRRLTLNRPRAALSRKMAFVSEDRRGVGLLMDEPLDWNITFTAMQTQGRFLIGIPYIFQMRNELAMAKETRKFIDSLGIKCTGPKQKAGELSGGNQQKVCLAKAFVLRPDILLICEPTRGIDIGAKTLVLDTLKNYNKENGTTIIITSSELEELRSVCDRVAIVDKGEIAGILPASSPAEEFGMLMMGEKRHVRLDKEAEE
- a CDS encoding type III pantothenate kinase, which encodes MLLVIDTGNTTTVAGIYDGDELIAQWRLSSILHTSDELGIYLLNLLQIAHIEPSKIHGAAFASVVPSLDFPMKEAIRRYFSVEPLQVNALTDTGMQVLTRNPREVGADRIVNAYAGREKYGSPLIVADYGTAITFDVVSPEGAYLGGVIAPGLNSGISALFSKAAKLPQVALNIPESVIGRSTEEAIQAGILFGNAGLTDRIIEMIRAEEGMSTAKVVATGGHAGLMKKAARNIDVVDKWLTLEGLKLIHERVNGRN
- a CDS encoding DUF3798 domain-containing protein, whose amino-acid sequence is MKLKAILSLVLVCAVSAGAVWAAEPAKFHIGVMTGTVSQSEDDLRGAELMIKMYGDAKDGGMITHITYPDNFPSEQETTISQIVGLADDPLMKVIVVNQAVPGTAEAFRRVREKRSDILLLAGEPHEDPGVISATADIATHTDHIGRGYTIPLGAQKMGAKTFVHISFPRHMSYETLGLRRAIMEEACKDLGIKFVFETAPDPTSDVGMAGAQQYILENMPAWIEKYGKDAAFFCTNDGHTEPLLRQIARLGGYFVEADLPSPLMGYPGALGIDFTEENGDWPAILKKLEDAVVKAGGGGRMGTWAYSWGYTTTAALVEYGKRYVEGTYTGKIGSAQALKEMREAYDEFCPGAHWGGSYFVDAVSGVKNPHFVLLRQDTYVLGGTYLGLADVEIPEKYFQIRMTPAAQ
- a CDS encoding TIGR03905 family TSCPD domain-containing protein; protein product: MMFDYTPSGVCAKEITFEIEDGRLHSVNFAGGCKGNLAAISRLIEGADAVKVADILRGNTCGHRPTSCADQLACAIDEAVARESRKAS